From one Amphiura filiformis chromosome 13, Afil_fr2py, whole genome shotgun sequence genomic stretch:
- the LOC140167724 gene encoding uncharacterized protein yields MTRIMFLRIALILSSVVVIGTGGTDTAVPQEYVFSIPSLDIADPTHVFITSTSREPILTTLRIPGVYEVNNTINRYNPADIQLSIDVVGRDVRVNPGDQQHNKTIIIQSSAEILPFVIDNDYAGGDAYLVSPTSRLGTQYHVASYKSYSTATPSCFCISSVYSNTWVKITTPAGQTHRITLNRYESYRFDGGEDEDLSGTFIQSNKPIAVISGVYTQVPEGVLYGDGLIEQLPPVRNWGYNFALTPFLSLNSGYVYRVFTTIHSATLQMSDGSITHIAAESFHEEDVRGNTVLSFTSDQPVMVAQYMKGWHSNNPGRGEPSMIIVTPIAAFTAEVTFPYCVYWVSYRIS; encoded by the exons atgacGAGGATTATGTTTCTGAGGATTGCGTTGATTCTGAGCAGTGTTGTCGTAATAG GTACAGGTGGTACGGACACAGCTGTACCACAAGAATATGTTTTTAGTATACCCTCTTTGGACATCGCTGACCCTACGCACGTGTTTATTACGTCGACGTCAAGGGAACCGATCCTGACTACTTTGAGAATCCCAGGCGTATATGAAGTCAACAATACAATTAACCGATACAATCCTGCTGATATCCAATTATCAATCGACGTGGTTGGTAGAGATGTGCGTGTTAACCCTGGAGATCAACAACATAACAAAACGATCATTATCCAATCATCTGCTGAGATTTTACCGTTTGTTATAGACAATGACTACGCAGGGGGTGATGCTTATTTGGTGTCCCCAACTTCGCGATTAGGGACACAGTACCATGTAGCATCCTACAAATCTTACAGCACAGCCACCCCATCATGCTTTTGCATCTCATCAGTCTACTCAAATACGTGGGTTAAAATCACAACACCTGCGGGACAAACACATCGAATTACTCTAAACCGCTACGAGAGCTACCGATTTGATGGAGGTGAAGATGAAGATCTGTCCGGAACCTTTATACAGAGTAATAAGCCAATTGCAGTGATATCGGGTGTGTACACGCAAGTACCTGAAGGTGTGTTGTATGGTGATGGCTTAATAGAACAACTGCCACCAGTACGTAATTGGGGGTACAACTTTGCCTTGACTCCATTTCTAAGTTTGAATTCTGGTTACGTGTATAGAGTATTTACTACGATCCACTCAGCTACATTGCAAATGTCTGACGGCAGCATTACACATATCGCAGCTGAATCCTTTCATGAAGAAGATGTCAGAGGGAACACCGTGTTATCATTTACATCAGACCAACCCGTCATGGTGGCACAGTACATGAAGGGCTGGCATTCCAATAATCCTGGTCGTGGTGAACCATCTATGATTATCGTCACACCAATCGCAGCGTTCACTGCTGAAGTAACATTCCCT TATTGTGTCTATTGGGTATCATACCGTATCTCATAG
- the LOC140168459 gene encoding uncharacterized protein: MHQTNHHLPSIHSAVLLTSVLCVAFVALSSSEDKLVTSSSFCPRHCECFTVSYSSPPQNRQLKQYMYQYEWEEGAQVVGCWGRGKIPQNVSPDTQYLLLLGNGKVKRRDKSKEDKKESGTIQSIQGNSPVDSQPQRKWRQIKTVADESFQSMRNLVQLDLSGNKVTYLNSNSFHQMRGLEALSLRHNRLKKLPKGVFQDLSKLTTLDLSGNNIRHVSADLFRNSTNLVDLDLSDNLLNYLPERSLHWLVYLQRLNISHNRLLDIPNRLLIDLIDLRDIHLNDNKIRVLGYDMFRKNNKIEVLSLKNNDIRTLEEFAFYYQNQLRRLDLSGNQIEQIPNTIFAGSQAMLWMDLSYNNISNIEDGAFARIENLTELNLSYNTLDVIDVDTLDELPKLRKLNLTRNNITTIAPGSLQGLKLLQVLDLSFNNLETIEAHTFYGLEELADLHLSDNMIKTLSPEAFKVSTFSFTSKLTWLNLESNELSFLEPHAFYGAPNVKVLNLVNNHINMIDKNSFHGLLSLKSLMLNRNNLRLIDNGYFHLLTRLETLDLSENGIETITSGSFQRLNNKLRELNLEDNYLNGNSFDWTEQLQSLQALNLNKNAMRRIPTEVFLNLNNLRTLTLAQNGIERIDVPLQSRVRLSKLSVASNEIRGFDQDIQRLLQPGSKLDLSYNPWNCDCALATVVNELKSAWRVTFQNAAETTCSTPRSDQYSLLYTLKPTDELCSDQDTPTDHTDAAEVTPDEETTHTPCQTTYRLPSEAGVWPWHAVLWNTISGKAMCNGALIGPNWVLSSLRCLEPHTSFGRVNETHQGAGHLKGTIIVPRHWVIKLGKSKNLNNFEAHEQIYSVIHVHIPPGDQTHGDWDRPILMELSSLASVSSYVIPICPADQDVPITETTVTGWASYARRTPYRFVSFNFTSAPVCEEHLTYRDYVCTEATTHRNIRYAVDANLGAPLVTHISDSWFVVGVVTDTLPEETKIIDVRPFYGWLHQTIAN, from the exons ATACCCAGTATTTATTACTTCTTGGCAACGGCAAAGTTAAACGACGAGATAAAAGCAAAGAAGACAAAAAGGAATCGGGAACCATCCAGTCAATACAAGGCAACAGTCCAGTGGATTCCCAACCACAACGTAAATGGCGCCAAATTAAAACCGTTGCTGACGAATCGTTTCAGAGCATGCGCAATCTTGTCCAGTTGGATTTGAGTGGAAACAAAGTGACGTATCTGAATTCAAATAGTTTCCATCAAATGCGAGGTTTGGAGGCGCTATCACTGCGTCACAATCGATTAAAGAAGCTACCAAAGGGTGTTTTCCAGGATTTGTCAAAATTGACAACCCTTGATTTGTCCGGAAATAACATCCGGCATGTATCGGCGGATTTATTCAGAAACAGCACAAATTTGGTTGATTTAGATTTGAGCGATAATTTATTGAATTATCTTCCTGAGCGTTCGTTGCACTGGTTAGTATATCTACAGAGATTGAATATATCTCACAATCGTCTACTGGATATACCGAATCGATTACTTATCGATTTGATCGATCTACGGGATATTCACCTGAATGATAACAAGATTAGAGTGTTAGGATACGACATGTTtcgtaaaaacaacaaaattgaaGTACTATCTTTGAAAAACAATGACATTCGTACTCTTGAAGAATTCGCTTTCTACTATCAGAACCAACTTCGTAGATTAGATCTTTCGGGAAATCAGATTGAGCAAATACCAAACACTATATTCGCAGGTTCTCAAGCAATGTTATGGATGGATTTGTCTTATAATAATATCTCAAATATTGAAGACGGGGCCTTTGCGAGAATAGAAAATCTGACGGAATTGAATCTTAGTTATAACACACTGGATGTTATTGATGTTGACACGCTTGATGAGCtgccaaaattacgaaaattaaaTTTGACGCGAAATAATATCACCACCATTGCACCTGGGTCATTGCAAGGGTTAAAACTGCTACAAGTGTTGGATTTATCATTTAATAATCTTGAAACAATAGAGGCGCATACTTTTTATGGATTGGAAGAACTCGCCGATTTGCATCTTTccgataacatgattaaaacattATCTCCAGAAGCTTTTAAAGTCAGCACTTTTAGTTTCACCTCGAAACTAACTTGGTTGAATCTTGAAAGTAATGAACTGTCGTTCCTAGAGCCGCACGCATTCTACGGCGCCCCTAACGTCAAAGTCCTTAATCTAGTTAATAACCATATTAATATGATTGATAAGAACTCATTTCATGGACTGCTAAGTTTAAAATCGCTGATGTTAAACAGGAATAACTTACGATTAATCGATAATGGATACTTTCATTTGTTAACTCGATTGGAAACGTTAGATTTATCTGAGAATGGTATAGAAACAATTACATCCGGGTCATTCCAAAGACTGAATAATAAACTGAGAGAGTTGAACTTAGAAGATAACTACCTCAACGGCAACAGCTTTGATTGGACAGAACAGTTGCAATCACTGCAGGCTTTAAATCTGAACAAAAACGCCATGAGAAGAATTCCAACAGAAGTGTTTTTAAACTTGAATAATTTAAGAACGTTAACTTTAGCACAAAATGGGATCGAACGGATAGACGTTCCCCTACAATCCCGGGTACGACTCTCCAAGTTATCGGTGGCTAGCAATGAAATACGCGGATTTGATCAGGATATACAGCGTCTTTTACAGCCGGGGAGTAAACTCGATTTATCCTATAATCCATGGAACTGCGACTGCGCACTGGCGACGGTAGTGAATGAGTTAAAGTCTGCTTGGCGGGTGACTTTTCAAAATGCTGCCGAGACCACGTGTTCAACACCACGAAGTGATCAATATAGCTTG TTGTATACATTAAAGCCAACTGACGAGTTATGCTCTGACCAGGATACCCCAACGGATCATACAGATGCAGCAGAAGTAACACCAGACGAAGAGACAACGCACACTCCATGTCAAACAACATACAG ACTGCCCTCAGAAGCTGGTGTATGGCCATGGCATGCAGTACTGTGGAATACTATATCCGGCAAAGCGATGTGTAACGGCGCCCTCATTGGTCCCAACTGGGTCTTATCAAGTCTTCGTTGTTTGGAACCTCACACGTCATTTGGTAGAGTCAACGAAACACACCAAGGAGCCGGTCACTTAAAAGGCACCATAATTGTCCCAAGACACTGGGTTATCAAACTTGGTAAAAGCAAAAACCTGAATAATTTTGAAGCTCACGAGCAGATATACAGCGTCATACATGTTCATATTCCCCCAGGAGATCAGACACATGGTGACTGGGATCGACCGATCCTGATGGAACTCAGCTCATTAGCGTCTGTCAGTTCTTACGTGATACCAATATGTCCTGCAGATCAAGATGTACCGATCACAGAAACGACTGTAACAGGTTGGGCGTCTTATGCAAGAAGAACTCCCTATAGATTTGTAAGTTTTAACTTCACCTCAGCGCCAGTATGTGAAGAACATCTTACATATCGAGACTATGTATGTACTGAGGCAACTACCCATAGGAACATCAGATATGCCGTGGATGCTAACTTGGGGGCGCCACTTGTAACTCATATCTCAGATTCGTGGTTTGTGGTTGGCGTGGTAACGGATACACTACCGGAGGAGACTAAAATTATTGATGTTAGGCCATTCTATGGATGGCTGCACCAAACAATAGCAAATTGA